From a region of the Geothrix sp. 21YS21S-2 genome:
- a CDS encoding tetratricopeptide repeat protein: MTEAIKNLPVLMGAMRQEAVSGELILEHNDGVRTLFISRGELIHLKSDVAGEQFGNYLLRQGILDLASLNELLANDERYRIGEKVIQWGMMNLEERDLHLQALQEQIMIHALEHPVLAWTWHAGPMEKRLEQDLHFKLQHRHFIWNTFQESHYLMDLLTVLDRETEWRWEGRRDLVESLSDLPLTPGTAYALSFLGADPISFETFRSLSNLEEEAAGRFIITLWALGALVLCGGTLPSVSGEPPEPPAQTPVTPHLAMPPLPLKGPKEFPLIFPPGGGRARIHVPPPLEPPIQLDQAALHPEFLDLEPEPSHPLPRAEDPYGLSEPYSDEAAPRTPPQPPAPMPRLDPFQAPPSGPRPDPFARPDPFAAQAPPPQPHGFQPSSPFQQPLPLQPPESPFQQEVPAYVPPPPPPQPLEGSARAKSLVRKARQQVLMDRTVEAIRTLEQAVQLEPDLDVAYDAWLMLGQLRLANPAWSTRSIDALQTASKLRPRAAAPWASMGELYHRKGFEANAAACYRKALELDPSTQVPPDVDLDARESDPVAPPQPKGLLGRFRSILGRPEKS; this comes from the coding sequence GTGACCGAGGCCATCAAGAACCTGCCCGTCCTCATGGGCGCCATGCGCCAGGAGGCCGTGAGCGGCGAACTCATCCTCGAACACAACGACGGGGTGCGCACCCTCTTCATCAGCCGGGGGGAGCTGATCCACCTCAAGAGCGACGTGGCCGGAGAGCAGTTCGGGAACTACCTGCTCCGCCAGGGGATCCTCGACCTCGCCTCCCTCAACGAGCTGCTGGCCAACGACGAGCGCTACCGCATCGGGGAGAAGGTCATCCAGTGGGGCATGATGAACCTCGAGGAGCGGGACCTCCACCTGCAGGCCCTGCAGGAACAGATCATGATCCACGCCCTCGAGCACCCGGTGCTTGCGTGGACGTGGCACGCCGGTCCCATGGAGAAGCGGCTGGAGCAGGACCTGCACTTCAAGCTCCAGCACCGCCACTTCATCTGGAACACCTTCCAGGAGTCCCACTACCTCATGGACCTCCTGACGGTCCTGGACCGGGAGACGGAGTGGCGCTGGGAGGGCCGCCGGGACCTGGTGGAGAGCCTCAGCGACCTGCCCCTCACCCCCGGAACCGCCTATGCGCTCTCCTTCCTGGGCGCCGACCCCATCAGCTTCGAGACCTTCCGTTCCCTCAGCAACCTGGAGGAGGAGGCCGCGGGCCGCTTCATCATCACCCTGTGGGCCCTGGGGGCCCTGGTGTTGTGTGGCGGGACGCTGCCCAGCGTCAGCGGCGAGCCGCCCGAACCCCCGGCGCAGACGCCGGTCACGCCCCACCTTGCCATGCCGCCCCTGCCCCTGAAGGGACCCAAGGAGTTCCCCCTGATCTTCCCGCCGGGCGGAGGCCGCGCCCGGATCCACGTTCCGCCCCCCCTCGAGCCCCCGATCCAGCTGGACCAGGCCGCCCTGCACCCCGAGTTCCTGGACCTTGAACCTGAGCCCAGCCACCCGCTGCCCAGGGCCGAGGATCCCTACGGCCTCTCCGAGCCTTACTCCGACGAGGCCGCGCCGCGCACGCCGCCCCAGCCCCCGGCGCCCATGCCCCGGCTCGATCCCTTCCAGGCGCCGCCTTCCGGCCCCCGGCCGGATCCCTTCGCGCGCCCGGATCCCTTCGCGGCGCAGGCGCCGCCCCCCCAGCCCCACGGGTTCCAGCCCTCCTCCCCCTTCCAGCAGCCGCTCCCGTTGCAGCCGCCCGAGTCCCCGTTCCAGCAGGAGGTCCCCGCCTACGTGCCGCCCCCCCCGCCGCCCCAGCCCCTGGAGGGCTCGGCCCGGGCCAAGAGCCTCGTGCGCAAGGCGCGCCAGCAGGTCCTCATGGACCGCACCGTGGAGGCCATCCGCACCCTGGAGCAGGCCGTGCAGCTGGAGCCCGACCTGGACGTGGCCTACGACGCCTGGCTCATGCTCGGCCAGCTGAGGCTGGCCAACCCCGCCTGGTCGACCCGGTCCATCGACGCGCTCCAGACCGCCTCCAAGCTCCGCCCCCGGGCCGCCGCGCCCTGGGCTTCCATGGGCGAGCTCTACCACCGCAAGGGCTTCGAGGCCAACGCCGCGGCCTGCTACCGGAAGGCCCTGGAACTGGACCCCTCCACCCAGGTGCCGCCCGACGTGGACCTGGACGCCCGGGAATCCGACCCCGTCGCCCCGCCCCAGCCCAAGGGGCTCCTCGGCCGTTTCCGCTCCATCCTCGGGCGGCCGGAAAAATCCTGA
- a CDS encoding flagellin produces the protein MTSILNNVAALNASRQLGITGGNLQQTIERLTTGKRINKASDDAAGLAIGNKLNADIKIATQAQRNANDGVSYLQVADGALDSVTQLLTRASQLAQQAQTGTISDSNRANLDAEFQNIIKTMGNIGVSTKFNGAAIFSSTAGSTTSVAVQAGDYGSLTVSLGSVATASTAALGLVSNGTTGDNLASSTAAGSVVSKLAAALESVSGMRASIGANEAQLNATSDILGVQVQNFTAASSQIMDANIADEVVNLTKFQILNQSGTSALAKSNQSSQQILALLQ, from the coding sequence ATGACTTCCATTCTGAATAACGTTGCAGCCCTGAACGCCAGCCGTCAGCTGGGCATCACCGGTGGCAACCTGCAGCAGACCATCGAGCGTCTCACCACCGGCAAGCGCATCAACAAGGCTTCCGACGACGCCGCCGGCCTGGCCATCGGCAACAAGCTGAACGCCGACATCAAGATCGCCACCCAGGCCCAGCGCAACGCCAACGACGGCGTCTCCTACCTGCAGGTCGCTGACGGCGCCCTGGACTCGGTCACGCAGCTCCTGACCCGCGCCTCCCAGCTGGCCCAGCAGGCCCAGACCGGCACGATCAGCGACTCCAACCGGGCCAACCTGGACGCCGAGTTCCAGAACATCATCAAGACGATGGGCAACATCGGCGTCTCCACCAAGTTCAACGGCGCGGCCATCTTCAGCAGCACCGCCGGCTCCACCACCTCGGTCGCCGTCCAGGCGGGCGACTACGGCTCCCTCACCGTCTCCCTGGGCTCCGTCGCCACCGCCAGCACCGCGGCCCTCGGCCTGGTCTCCAACGGGACCACCGGCGACAACCTCGCCAGCTCCACCGCCGCCGGCAGCGTCGTCAGCAAGCTCGCCGCCGCCCTGGAATCCGTCAGCGGCATGCGCGCCAGCATCGGCGCCAACGAGGCCCAGCTCAACGCCACCTCCGACATCCTCGGTGTCCAGGTGCAGAACTTCACCGCCGCCAGCAGCCAGATCATGGATGCCAACATCGCGGACGAAGTGGTCAACCTCACCAAGTTCCAGATCCTCAACCAGTCCGGAACGAGCGCCCTGGCGAAGTCCAACCAGAGCTCCCAGCAGATCCTGGCCCTCCTTCAGTAA
- a CDS encoding HisA/HisF-related TIM barrel protein, with amino-acid sequence MKILPTVNIQNGRAVPIVGEGEGVDLLPLVAFLLDQGCHRLALVDVDAARGQGNNRELISRAIQKFHAGRPKVCIQVGGGIRSSDQAQYFLDQGATWLAVGTILQRSPVMVEQLLARFREHLTAAVDARGGEILPSGWGGISGETAEAAGRRIGDFGFKRLLFLDLPATRPAVPDFATARTLSLSSRLSIWMGGSIQTASHLAQAREVSGIQGLAVDGLLLRGDAALTASLTLPGC; translated from the coding sequence TTGAAGATCCTGCCGACAGTGAACATCCAGAATGGACGCGCGGTCCCCATCGTGGGGGAGGGCGAGGGCGTCGACCTCCTGCCCCTGGTGGCCTTCCTCCTGGACCAGGGCTGCCACCGCCTGGCGCTGGTGGACGTGGACGCGGCGCGGGGCCAGGGCAACAACCGCGAGCTCATCTCCCGGGCGATCCAGAAGTTCCACGCGGGCCGCCCGAAGGTTTGCATCCAGGTGGGCGGGGGCATCCGCAGCTCCGACCAGGCCCAGTACTTCCTGGACCAGGGGGCCACCTGGCTCGCCGTGGGGACCATCCTCCAGCGCTCTCCCGTGATGGTGGAGCAGCTTCTGGCGCGGTTCCGCGAGCACCTCACCGCCGCGGTGGACGCCCGCGGCGGCGAGATCCTCCCGTCGGGCTGGGGCGGGATCAGCGGCGAGACCGCCGAGGCCGCGGGCCGCCGCATCGGGGACTTCGGCTTCAAGCGGCTCCTCTTCCTGGACCTTCCCGCCACCCGGCCCGCCGTTCCGGACTTCGCCACCGCCCGCACCCTGTCCCTGAGCTCGCGCCTCTCCATCTGGATGGGCGGCAGCATCCAGACCGCCTCCCACCTGGCCCAGGCCCGCGAAGTCTCCGGCATCCAGGGCCTGGCGGTCGATGGGCTCCTCCTCCGCGGCGACGCGGCCCTCACGGCATCCCTGACCCTTCCCGGCTGCTGA
- a CDS encoding ribonuclease III family protein, translated as MKRTGRSPSPLEAGLAYTFRDEALLRTALTPPSSGLSPDNQRLEFMGDSILDLCVSLLAYREHPSWPEGSLSKLRGLMVCTDALHAWALDLGVTLVAGPRSPKKGGASLRNALADAMEALLAAVFLDLQAAGGNPLDGVLAIVEGRFLEQIRAAYVGIWEAKDHKTTLQERGAALGLPPPVYELLDRQGPDHAPSFTVRTVVGGFEAVGRAGNLKGAQMEAARLLLAALPKPPS; from the coding sequence TTGAAACGGACGGGCAGGTCCCCATCCCCGCTGGAGGCGGGGCTCGCCTACACCTTCCGGGACGAGGCGCTGCTGCGCACGGCCCTGACCCCGCCCTCCTCCGGGCTGTCCCCGGACAACCAGCGGCTGGAGTTCATGGGGGACTCCATCCTGGACCTGTGCGTGTCCCTCCTGGCGTACCGCGAGCACCCCTCCTGGCCCGAGGGCTCCCTCTCCAAGCTGCGCGGGCTCATGGTCTGCACCGACGCCCTCCATGCCTGGGCGCTGGATCTCGGCGTGACGCTGGTCGCCGGTCCCCGGTCGCCGAAGAAGGGCGGAGCCAGCCTGCGCAACGCCCTGGCCGACGCCATGGAGGCCCTCCTGGCGGCCGTGTTCCTGGACCTCCAGGCCGCGGGGGGGAACCCCCTGGACGGCGTCCTCGCCATCGTCGAGGGCCGCTTCCTGGAGCAGATCCGGGCGGCCTACGTGGGGATCTGGGAGGCCAAGGACCACAAGACGACGCTGCAGGAGCGGGGGGCGGCGCTCGGACTGCCCCCGCCCGTCTACGAGCTGCTGGACCGGCAGGGCCCCGACCACGCCCCCTCCTTCACGGTGCGGACCGTGGTGGGCGGCTTCGAGGCCGTGGGCCGGGCGGGGAACCTGAAGGGGGCGCAGATGGAGGCGGCGCGCCTCCTGCTGGCTGCGCTGCCCAAGCCTCCTTCTTGA